A window of the Zeugodacus cucurbitae isolate PBARC_wt_2022May chromosome 2, idZeuCucr1.2, whole genome shotgun sequence genome harbors these coding sequences:
- the LOC105211357 gene encoding ADP-ribosylation factor-like protein 6-interacting protein 4: MGKTKKREKKSKKHKHKHSKSKRKHKDVKKETKDTVVDHPENNVDNDESGFEIPVELMNTKSHTPVTPEEHQKRQSEIRRVVDPSTGRVRLIRGEGEVMEEIVSKERHAKINTMATQTDGLIFQKHTIGKIKKP, encoded by the coding sequence ATGGGAAAAACCAAGAaacgagagaaaaaatctaaaaaacataaacataaacatagtAAAAGTAAGCGAAAACATAAAGATGTTAAAAAGGAAACTAAAGACACGGTGGTCGATCATCCAGAGAACAATGTTGACAATGATGAAAGTGGCTTCGAAATACCCGTAGAACTGATGAACACAAAGTCGCATACACCTGTCACACCAGAGGAGCATCAAAAGCGTCAAAGTGAAATACGTCGTGTTGTTGACCCAAGTACAGGACGAGTCCGGCTTATCAGAGGTGAAGGAGAAGTAATGGAAGAAATTGTGAGCAAGGAGCGACATGCTAAAATTAATACTATGGCAACGCAAACCGATGGactcatttttcaaaaacatacaattggcaaaataaaaaaaccgtaa